From Apium graveolens cultivar Ventura chromosome 9, ASM990537v1, whole genome shotgun sequence, the proteins below share one genomic window:
- the LOC141682963 gene encoding pollen receptor-like kinase 3 yields MHGSTLMANVKVLRIPLLFYSFFFFNFPLISSQSSNPDSSALLQLKKSFKNNGFLSSWQSGTEPCAKGKQWLGLVCENGMVTGVHLGTLGLSGKIDIDALKKIPNLRSMSISGNSFEGPIPEINKLSSLKAVYLANNQFSGKIPSDYFKGMGSLKKLWLSNNNFTGEIPSSLTRISSLISIHLNDNQFSGNIPEFKQQSLVSFNVSNNNLKGEIPSALSKFNETSFAGNEGLCGKQLGKECEEAAVEAAGPSSSPTAAPNNKSNKRIAFWLMLLCVLILGIMVFVIVVMKRRQENEDTFQKDNIEVSMESAAWEGDSKDIEQSLVSNQSREPSHKGTMAQKARPENKSAKRRLGDLVVVNDKNGVFGLEDLMRANAEVLGNGTMGSSSYKAEMPNGFKLVVKRIKDMNKVEKDKFDAEIRQMSAIKHPNILAPLAYHYRNEEKLLVSEFVPKGSLLYILHGDRGPTHAELNWPARLKIIKGIARGLDYLHTQYASSELPHGNLKSSNVLVASDYEPLLVDFGMNSLTSNNQATQLFSYKSPEISQGHKVSPKCDVYCLGIIILEIITGKFPTQYLNHGSGGIDVVEGVKRGVLEGREAELLDPEIVGDNSAVGQMQRLLQIGVACSERNPDQRLDIRNATRQIEEI; encoded by the exons ATGCATGGTTCAACTCTGATGGCCAATGTCAAAGTCCTCCGCATTCCTCTTCTTTTCTATTCCTTCTTCTTTTTCAATTTCCCTCTTATTTCATCCCAATCTTCAAACCCGGATTCAAGTGCATTGTTGCAGCTCAAGAAATCTTTCAAAAATAATGGCTTTCTTAGTTCTTGGCAATCCGGAACGGAGCCTTGTGCCAAAGGTAAACAATGGCTTGGCCTTGTTTGTGAGAATGGGATGGTCACAGGTGTTCATCTCGGAACTTTAGGACTTTCTGGTAAAATTGATATTGATGCTTTGAAAAAGATACCTAATCTTAGAAGCATGAGCATTTCGGGTAATTCTTTTGAAGGTCCAATACCAGAAATTAATAAACTGAGTTCTCTGAAAGCTGTGTACTTGGCTAATAATCAGTTTTCGGGTAAAATTCCATCTGATTACTTCAAGGGAATGGGTTCACTCAAAAAATTATGGCTTTCGAATAATAACTTCACTGGTGAAATTCCATCGTCGCTGACACGAATTTCTTCCCTCATTTCAATTCATTTAAATGATAATCAGTTTTCTGGGAATATACCTGAGTTTAAGCAACAAAGTTTGGTGTCATTCAATGTATCTAATAATAATTTGAAAGGGGAGATTCCTTCAGCTTTGTCTAAATTTAACGAGACTTCATTTGCTGGAAACGAGGGGCTCTGTGGAAAACAATTAGGTAAAGAATGTGAGGAAGCTGCGGTAGAGGCTGCAGGGCCATCATCATCACCAACAGCAGCTCCAAATAACAAATCTAATAAAAGAATAGCTTTCTGGCTCATGTTATTATGTGTGCTAATTCTTGGGATTATGGTATTTGTAATTGTTGTGATGAAACGTCGCCAAGAAAACGAAGATACTTTTCAGAAAGATAATATAGAGGTATCTATGGAATCAGCTGCGTGGGAAGGTGATAGTAAAGATATAGAGCAGTCTTTAGTGTCAAACCAGAGCAGAGAGCCAAGTCATAAAGGCACCATGGCTCAAAAGGCACGGCCGGAAAATAAGAGTGCCAAGCGCAGGCTTGGAGATTTAGTGGTTGTGAATGACAAGAATGGTGTGTTTGGGTTGGAGGATTTAATGAGGGCAAATGCTGAGGTTCTTGGTAATGGTACAATGGGGTCCTCATCATATAAGGCAGAAATGCCTAATGGATTTAAATTGGTAGTGAAAAGGATTAAAGATATGAATAAGGTTGAAAAGGATAAATTTGATGCAGAGATTAGACAAATGTCTGCAATAAAACATCCCAACATTCTGGCACCTCTTGCTTATCATTATCGCAATGAAGAAAAATTGTTGGTTTCTGAGTTTGTACCCAAAGGCAGTTTACTCTACATCTTGCATG GTGACAGGGGACCAACCCATGCGGAGCTCAATTGGCCTGCACGATTAAAAATAATCAAGGGGATTGCTCGAGGGCTGGATTATCTTCACACACAGTATGCTTCTTCGGAGTTGCCTCATGGTAATCTTAAATCAAGCAATGTTCTTGTAGCCTCGGACTACGAGCCATTACTAGTAGATTTCGGAATGAATTCTTTGACCTCAAACAACCAAGCAACGCAACTATTTTCCTACAAGTCTCCGGAAATTTCACAAGGGCATAAAGTCTCTCCAAAATGTGATGTTTACTGTTTAGGAATCATCATTCTTGAGATTATCACCGGGAAATTTCCAACACAATATCTCAACCATGGTAGCGGTGGAATTGATGTAGTTGAAGGGGTAAAAAGAGGAGTTCTGGAGGGAAGAGAAGCTGAATTGCTTGATCCAGAGATTGTCGGTGATAATAGTGCAGTAGGGCAGATGCAACGGCTCCTTCAGATCGGTGTAGCTTGTTCCGAAAGAAATCCAGATCAACGGCTGGACATCAGAAACGCGACTAGACAGATTGAGGAGATATAA